The following coding sequences lie in one Gemmatimonadota bacterium genomic window:
- a CDS encoding Phenylacetic acid catabolic protein: protein MSARSATAAEVAATLGVAEGAVPALERLILTLADSKRLMGIRYSDWLLGSPSIETGIACSSMAQDEWGHARLLYAMLKELGHDPVAVEHDRADAEYANVDALDSQPESWAGLVALSALVDAAITLRLADFGEGTFELARGRVPKMLAEEDLHRDFGQAWFRRLARGTEEARAELRRESLRVLPRTLAWLASDDALTRELAASGLTGGHETRMTRYAEAIGPLLEGLHIDLASVTPDASGWDAGRGRGPGGPQDDSLERARGDRNRDLFVE, encoded by the coding sequence ATGAGCGCGCGCAGTGCGACCGCGGCCGAGGTGGCGGCCACGCTGGGGGTCGCTGAAGGGGCCGTCCCGGCGCTGGAGCGCTTGATCCTCACGCTGGCCGACTCCAAACGCCTGATGGGGATCCGCTACTCCGACTGGCTGCTGGGGTCGCCCTCGATCGAAACCGGGATCGCTTGCTCGTCGATGGCCCAGGACGAGTGGGGTCACGCGCGGCTCCTGTACGCGATGCTCAAGGAGCTCGGACACGATCCGGTGGCCGTGGAGCACGACCGCGCGGATGCAGAGTATGCCAACGTCGACGCCCTGGACTCCCAGCCCGAGAGTTGGGCCGGGCTGGTGGCCCTCTCGGCCCTGGTGGACGCGGCCATCACGCTGCGCCTGGCCGATTTCGGGGAGGGCACGTTCGAGTTGGCCAGGGGACGCGTCCCCAAGATGCTCGCGGAGGAGGATCTCCACCGCGACTTCGGTCAGGCATGGTTCCGGCGCCTGGCCCGCGGCACCGAGGAGGCGCGTGCCGAGTTGAGGAGGGAGTCGCTGCGGGTGTTGCCGCGCACGCTGGCGTGGCTGGCATCCGACGACGCGTTGACCCGGGAGCTGGCGGCCAGCGGACTCACGGGAGGGCACGAGACCCGCATGACGCGTTATGCGGAGGCGATCGGTCCCCTGCTCGAGGGGCTCCACATCGACCTGGCGTCCGTGACGCCGGATGCCAGCGGGTGGGACGCCGGCCGCGGTCGTGGCCCGGGCGGCCCCCAGGACGACTCCCTGGAGCGGGCGCGCGGAGACCGCAACCGGGACCTGTTCGTCGAGTAG
- a CDS encoding metal-sulfur cluster assembly factor, which produces MTVELPVLRVPTAAIPAHVQSHASGGRDQWTAPLAEAPADPERELWRVLDEVLDPEIPIGLVDLGLIYGVRMEGDVAHVRLTYTATGCPCMEFIREDITDRLTREPWIRAVELDEVWEPPWTRDRISERGRKKLRSLGVV; this is translated from the coding sequence ATGACGGTGGAGTTGCCCGTCCTGCGCGTGCCGACCGCGGCCATTCCCGCGCACGTGCAGTCGCACGCTTCCGGGGGACGTGACCAGTGGACGGCACCGCTTGCGGAGGCGCCCGCCGACCCCGAGCGGGAGTTGTGGCGTGTGCTGGATGAAGTGTTGGACCCCGAGATCCCGATCGGTCTGGTGGATCTCGGTCTGATCTACGGGGTGCGCATGGAGGGCGACGTGGCGCACGTCCGCCTGACCTATACCGCCACGGGGTGCCCGTGCATGGAGTTCATCCGCGAGGACATCACGGATCGGCTGACGCGCGAGCCCTGGATTCGTGCGGTGGAATTGGACGAGGTCTGGGAACCGCCGTGGACCCGGGACCGCATCAGCGAACGAGGCCGGAAGAAGCTCCGGTCGTTGGGAGTGGTCTGA
- a CDS encoding Phenylacetic acid catabolic protein: protein MAKLTPDEIRAEDEMKARVADGFIVESLADMTPGYRKALIVQLTVQADTELMSAPSYWMAARYAPSANTQVSAHAIIQDELAHANIAYRLLEDLGVSKEQLVYGREPHEFKHPYGFDQPLDNWGELVVANGFFDRAGITLLSDVYRNTSFGPLKRALVKVDMEETFHLRHGEVWMRRLAKAGGEAREVLQRAVDWMFPMTLEWFGLPDDMKRHSGQLEYKLKGLTNDQLRQVWMSATVPLAESLGLKVPAHYDEASERYVMDFPFPCQYDAQAKHWDFEGGQISWDAVFERWKERGPMNEIYVESVRRSRTQVGKWLNGTRAA, encoded by the coding sequence ATGGCGAAGCTGACGCCAGACGAGATCCGCGCCGAGGACGAGATGAAGGCCCGGGTGGCCGACGGTTTCATTGTCGAGTCCCTGGCTGACATGACACCCGGCTACCGAAAGGCGCTCATCGTGCAGCTCACGGTGCAGGCCGACACGGAGCTGATGAGCGCGCCCTCCTACTGGATGGCAGCCCGCTACGCGCCCTCGGCCAACACCCAGGTGAGCGCCCACGCGATCATCCAGGACGAGCTGGCCCACGCCAACATCGCCTATCGCCTGCTCGAGGACCTGGGGGTCTCCAAGGAGCAGCTCGTCTACGGCCGGGAGCCGCACGAGTTCAAGCATCCCTACGGCTTCGATCAGCCGCTCGACAACTGGGGCGAGCTGGTGGTCGCCAACGGCTTCTTCGACCGGGCCGGCATCACGCTGCTGTCCGACGTCTACCGAAACACGTCCTTCGGGCCCCTCAAGCGCGCGCTGGTCAAGGTGGACATGGAGGAGACCTTCCACCTCCGCCACGGAGAGGTGTGGATGCGCCGCCTGGCCAAAGCCGGTGGTGAGGCCCGCGAGGTCCTGCAGCGTGCGGTGGACTGGATGTTCCCCATGACCCTGGAGTGGTTCGGACTTCCGGACGACATGAAGCGTCACTCGGGACAGCTCGAGTACAAGCTCAAGGGGCTGACCAACGATCAGCTGCGTCAGGTCTGGATGTCCGCCACCGTGCCTCTGGCCGAGTCGCTGGGCTTGAAGGTGCCGGCCCATTACGACGAGGCCAGCGAGCGCTACGTGATGGACTTCCCCTTCCCCTGCCAGTACGACGCGCAGGCCAAGCACTGGGATTTCGAGGGCGGTCAGATCTCCTGGGACGCCGTCTTCGAGCGTTGGAAGGAGCGCGGTCCCATGAACGAGATCTACGTGGAGTCGGTGCGGCGCTCGCGCACGCAGGTGGGCAAGTGGCTGAACGGGACCCGCGCGGCCTAG
- a CDS encoding DUF389 domain-containing protein — MSDGSDPKGPTPAGNGGISEPEMVQRSFRVFIRGVRRFLNRTLDIRDDANIDGTIETIHKDMVFRGPNVWVLVCSIFIASIGLNTNSAAVIIGAMLISPLMGPILAIGLSVGMNDIETLRRAVRNFAVMVAVALVTSTLYFLVTPLGDVQSELLARTRPTLLDAAIAVFGGIAGIIGVSRRDRGNVIPGVAIATALMPPLCTAGYGLANGNWPFFFGASYLFALNSIFIAISTVMIVRFLHFPFVKFIDAESRRRVRTRIAVFVALVLLPSTWVLYGVVKESLFRRRAADFINQNLMSLPGIDIINERIEYADSLSRIEVFLAGDTIPALLEQQLQTRMAASGLGNTTLRLHQPQDVRGELGRLSSELRVGIVQDLYERNARALAEREQRILELENRLALFAGDTVPIEQITREVRAQYPAIDHIAFGRIIELRTLPPDTTMLAGDSARAQALDTVSTTRPPALVRDTVPTLMVQWQGGTPRARRTEQEALLANWLKIRLSLDTVHVIGN; from the coding sequence ATGAGCGACGGGAGCGACCCGAAGGGCCCGACCCCCGCAGGGAACGGCGGCATCTCGGAGCCGGAGATGGTGCAACGCAGCTTCCGGGTCTTCATCCGGGGCGTCCGGCGGTTCTTGAACCGCACCCTGGATATCCGGGACGACGCCAACATCGATGGGACCATCGAGACCATCCACAAGGACATGGTCTTCCGGGGCCCGAACGTATGGGTGCTGGTCTGCTCGATCTTCATCGCCAGCATCGGCCTCAACACCAACTCGGCTGCCGTGATCATCGGGGCCATGCTCATCTCCCCGCTGATGGGCCCGATCCTGGCGATCGGCCTCTCGGTGGGGATGAACGACATCGAGACGCTGCGGCGGGCGGTGCGCAACTTCGCCGTGATGGTGGCGGTGGCGCTGGTCACGTCCACGCTCTACTTCCTCGTCACCCCGCTGGGCGACGTCCAATCCGAGCTGCTGGCGCGCACGCGACCCACGCTGCTCGATGCCGCCATCGCGGTCTTCGGCGGTATCGCCGGCATCATCGGCGTTTCCCGCCGCGACCGCGGCAACGTCATTCCAGGCGTGGCCATCGCCACGGCCTTGATGCCACCCCTTTGCACGGCCGGGTACGGGCTGGCCAACGGCAACTGGCCCTTCTTCTTCGGGGCCAGCTACCTCTTCGCGCTCAACTCGATCTTCATCGCCATCTCCACGGTGATGATCGTACGCTTCCTGCATTTCCCGTTCGTCAAGTTCATCGACGCGGAGTCGCGCCGCCGTGTGCGCACGCGCATCGCGGTCTTCGTGGCCTTGGTGCTGCTTCCCAGCACCTGGGTGCTCTACGGTGTGGTGAAGGAGAGCCTCTTCCGGCGGCGGGCGGCGGACTTCATCAACCAGAACCTGATGTCCCTGCCGGGGATCGACATCATCAATGAGCGGATCGAGTACGCGGATTCCCTCTCCAGGATCGAGGTGTTCCTGGCGGGCGATACGATCCCCGCGCTTCTCGAGCAGCAGCTGCAGACGCGCATGGCGGCGTCGGGACTCGGCAACACCACGCTACGCCTCCACCAGCCCCAGGACGTGCGTGGAGAGCTGGGACGTCTGTCCAGCGAGTTGCGCGTGGGGATCGTTCAGGACCTGTACGAGCGCAACGCACGCGCGCTGGCCGAACGCGAGCAGCGTATCCTGGAGCTGGAGAACCGGCTCGCCCTGTTCGCGGGCGACACTGTCCCCATCGAGCAGATCACGCGCGAGGTGCGGGCGCAGTACCCCGCGATCGATCACATCGCCTTCGGTCGCATCATCGAGCTACGGACCCTTCCGCCGGATACCACCATGCTGGCCGGAGATTCAGCCAGGGCTCAGGCGCTCGATACCGTTTCGACCACCAGACCGCCGGCCCTGGTGCGCGATACCGTGCCCACCTTGATGGTCCAGTGGCAGGGTGGCACGCCGCGCGCTCGCCGCACGGAGCAGGAAGCGCTGCTGGCCAACTGGCTCAAGATCCGGCTGTCCCTCGACACCGTGCACGTGATCGGGAACTGA